The Hymenobacter baengnokdamensis genome includes a region encoding these proteins:
- a CDS encoding STAS domain-containing protein, whose product MKYSIDKKESYTVITIDEKKLDTTVAPDLKSEFVKLNAEGSNNLILDLQNVKYTDSSGLSSILIANRLCNSTGGLLVLTGLQDHVLKLITISKLESVLHILPTVEEGIDRIFLHAIERDLTDKE is encoded by the coding sequence ATGAAGTACTCCATTGATAAAAAAGAGAGCTATACCGTCATCACCATCGATGAAAAAAAGCTCGATACCACCGTTGCGCCAGACCTGAAATCGGAGTTTGTTAAGCTCAACGCTGAAGGCAGTAACAACCTGATACTCGACCTTCAAAACGTTAAATACACCGACTCTTCGGGCCTGAGCAGCATCCTTATCGCCAACCGCCTGTGCAACTCGACGGGCGGCCTGCTGGTGCTCACCGGCCTGCAAGACCACGTACTGAAGCTCATTACCATCAGCAAGCTTGAGTCGGTGCTGCACATTCTGCCCACGGTGGAAGAAGGCATCGACCGCATCTTTTTGCACGCCATTGAGCGCGACCTGACGGATAAAGAATAG
- a CDS encoding LbetaH domain-containing protein, which produces MPEEFWEKSCLARKYSTRSSTKELNVYREDYMKLVIYGIGKQAECTHYLFTHDSPYEVVAFCVGAAYLSAVGTQFQGLPLVAFEELTALYPPSEYKLYIAVGLNKVRRQLFEEAKAIGYRFASYIGSRAITWPNLVMGEHVFIESPSLIHPFVTIGDNVMILACTIGHHTVIGSHNLLSVAVLGGNSRVGDNTFIGMGAIINENVQLGHNNIIGAGSLIGKHTEDNAVYTGEYSKKRLVDASRVKVFK; this is translated from the coding sequence ATGCCTGAAGAATTTTGGGAGAAGAGCTGCCTAGCACGAAAATACTCAACCCGCAGCAGCACAAAAGAATTGAATGTATATAGAGAAGATTATATGAAGCTTGTTATTTATGGAATTGGCAAACAGGCTGAGTGCACGCATTATCTCTTTACCCACGATAGCCCGTACGAGGTAGTTGCCTTTTGTGTAGGCGCGGCCTATCTATCGGCGGTCGGAACGCAGTTTCAAGGCCTGCCGCTAGTTGCGTTTGAAGAGTTAACGGCTTTGTATCCGCCATCGGAGTATAAGCTCTACATTGCTGTGGGCCTGAATAAGGTGCGCCGCCAGCTTTTTGAGGAAGCCAAAGCTATAGGCTACAGATTTGCTAGCTATATTGGTTCCAGAGCCATCACGTGGCCCAATCTAGTGATGGGTGAGCATGTTTTTATCGAGTCTCCCAGCCTCATTCATCCTTTTGTGACCATCGGCGACAATGTGATGATACTAGCCTGCACTATCGGGCATCATACCGTTATTGGTAGCCACAACCTGCTGTCTGTAGCCGTATTAGGAGGCAATTCGCGGGTGGGCGATAACACCTTCATTGGCATGGGTGCCATCATCAACGAGAATGTGCAGCTCGGCCACAACAATATTATCGGAGCCGGTTCGCTCATCGGCAAGCACACCGAAGATAACGCTGTGTACACTGGGGAGTACAGCAAAAAGCGGCTGGTGGATGCCAGCCGCGTTAAGGTATTCAAATAA
- a CDS encoding sensor histidine kinase, translating to MSFPTAFITSFLQQSPQVFFVYEVQSQRVSYVSAAYEELLQGHCERVNEELPGLLARIHPDDYEHALDCWQRWRGGQLREPFELRLRTPEGLVQHLSITPHWLAGPDGDQVGGLLEDISATKTALWHADKYNTKKNTTLEILSHELAGPFSVLQQMSDYFHEAVAPLQDAALTTAIDHMRDLCRDSIGLIRDFVDHEFLDSVNVVLRRERIELVEKLRLLITQYQTGSRYTDKHFGFEAEGVPIFVEMDQNKFMQVMNNLMSNAIKFTPDGGTITLRVVATASHALITVADTGIGIPVALQAGLFEKFTKARRPGLRGERSTGLGMSIIKAIIELHEGSISFQSTEGKGTTFLIELPLAG from the coding sequence ATGTCTTTCCCTACCGCTTTTATTACCAGCTTCCTGCAGCAGTCGCCGCAGGTTTTTTTTGTTTATGAGGTGCAGTCGCAGCGCGTCAGCTATGTGAGTGCTGCCTATGAAGAGCTGCTGCAGGGCCACTGCGAGCGGGTAAACGAGGAGCTGCCGGGGCTACTGGCGCGTATTCATCCCGATGACTACGAGCATGCGCTGGATTGCTGGCAGCGCTGGCGCGGGGGCCAGCTCCGGGAGCCGTTTGAGCTGCGGCTGCGCACACCCGAAGGGCTGGTGCAGCATCTGAGCATCACGCCGCATTGGCTTGCCGGCCCCGATGGCGACCAGGTGGGCGGCTTGCTGGAAGATATTTCGGCCACCAAGACCGCGCTTTGGCATGCCGATAAGTACAACACGAAAAAAAATACGACGCTGGAGATTCTGTCGCACGAGCTGGCTGGTCCGTTCAGCGTCCTTCAGCAAATGAGCGACTATTTTCACGAAGCAGTGGCGCCGCTGCAAGATGCAGCGCTGACAACTGCGATTGACCACATGCGCGACTTATGCCGCGACAGCATAGGGTTGATTCGCGACTTCGTTGACCATGAGTTTCTCGATTCGGTGAACGTAGTGCTGCGGCGCGAGCGGATAGAGCTGGTCGAAAAGCTGCGCCTGCTCATTACGCAGTACCAAACCGGCAGCCGCTACACAGACAAGCATTTCGGGTTTGAGGCAGAAGGAGTGCCGATTTTTGTGGAGATGGACCAGAACAAGTTTATGCAGGTCATGAACAACCTGATGTCCAACGCCATTAAGTTTACGCCCGATGGCGGCACCATTACGCTGCGGGTGGTAGCAACTGCCAGCCACGCGCTGATAACCGTGGCCGATACCGGCATTGGTATTCCGGTAGCGTTGCAGGCGGGCTTGTTTGAAAAGTTTACCAAAGCCCGCCGGCCGGGCCTGCGCGGCGAGCGCAGCACCGGACTGGGTATGTCCATCATCAAGGCCATTATTGAGCTGCATGAGGGAAGTATTTCGTTTCAAAGCACTGAGGGCAAGGGCACTACCTTCCTTATTGAGCTGCCGCTGGCCGGTTAG
- the trpS gene encoding tryptophan--tRNA ligase, with product MSRILTGIQSTGRPHLGNLLGAILPAIELSKNPANDSLYFIADLHSLTTVRDPALLRANTYAVAAAWLACGFDTEKNLFYRQSDVPQVTELTWYLSCFTPYPMLANAHSFKDKSDKLSDVNAGLFTYPVLMAADILLYDAEIVPVGKDQIQHLEIARDIAQTFNNRYGETLVPPQARVDAELMTIPGIDGQKMSKSYGNIIDIFAPEKELLKTVRSIISDSTPLEAPKNPDSDTTFKLYSLLATPSETADLRQRYEAGGYGYGHAKQALYELILRRFATEREQFNFYMSNLPEIDAQLAIGARRAQEYGASVLAKVRQKVGYSGAQ from the coding sequence ATGTCCCGTATCCTTACCGGCATCCAGAGCACCGGCCGCCCGCACCTGGGCAACCTGCTTGGCGCCATCCTTCCGGCCATCGAGCTGTCGAAAAACCCGGCCAACGACTCGCTGTATTTCATTGCCGATTTGCACTCGCTCACCACCGTGCGCGACCCGGCGCTGCTGCGCGCCAATACCTACGCCGTGGCGGCGGCCTGGCTGGCCTGCGGCTTCGATACCGAAAAAAACCTGTTTTACCGGCAGTCCGACGTGCCGCAAGTAACGGAGCTGACGTGGTACCTGTCGTGCTTTACACCTTATCCGATGCTGGCTAATGCGCACAGCTTCAAGGATAAGAGTGATAAGTTATCGGATGTAAATGCCGGTCTTTTTACTTACCCGGTCTTGATGGCGGCTGATATTCTGCTCTACGATGCGGAGATAGTACCCGTGGGCAAAGACCAGATTCAGCACCTGGAAATAGCCCGCGACATCGCCCAAACATTCAATAATCGCTATGGTGAAACCCTCGTGCCGCCCCAGGCTCGCGTCGATGCCGAGCTAATGACCATTCCGGGCATCGACGGGCAGAAGATGAGCAAGAGCTACGGCAATATCATCGACATTTTTGCCCCGGAGAAGGAGTTGCTTAAAACCGTGCGCAGCATTATTTCGGACAGCACGCCGCTCGAAGCGCCCAAAAACCCCGACTCCGATACCACTTTCAAGCTCTACTCGCTGCTGGCCACGCCGTCTGAAACGGCCGACCTGCGCCAGCGCTACGAGGCGGGTGGCTACGGCTACGGCCACGCCAAGCAGGCGCTGTACGAGCTGATTCTGCGGCGCTTCGCTACCGAGCGCGAGCAGTTCAACTTCTACATGAGCAACCTGCCCGAGATTGACGCACAGCTGGCCATCGGGGCCCGGCGGGCGCAGGAATACGGAGCAAGCGTACTGGCTAAGGTGCGACAAAAGGTGGGATATAGCGGCGCGCAGTAG
- a CDS encoding queuosine precursor transporter, whose product MPATYAHKKQQLYLVLSGIFLVNALLAEIIGVKIFSVEKTFGLTGNLTAGVLVWPVVFLSTDIINEYFGHKGVLRVTFLTAGLILYSFLVILGTTHLVPADFWLDLNKTDTLGRPFNIEFAYQSIFRQGMGIIIGSLVAFLIGQALDASVFQLFRRITGSRFIWLRATGSTLISQLVDSFVVLYVAFYIFGNWTLAQVQSVGWFNYWYKFAAAVLLTPLLYLAHYLIDRYLGPQETVELQEEAFVDKSV is encoded by the coding sequence ATGCCTGCCACCTACGCCCACAAAAAACAGCAGCTTTACCTCGTACTCAGCGGCATATTCCTAGTGAATGCCCTTCTGGCCGAGATTATCGGCGTAAAGATTTTTTCGGTCGAGAAAACCTTCGGCCTCACCGGCAACCTGACGGCCGGCGTGCTGGTGTGGCCCGTGGTATTTCTCTCCACCGACATTATCAACGAATACTTCGGCCACAAGGGCGTACTGCGGGTGACCTTTCTAACGGCCGGCCTCATCCTGTATTCCTTCCTGGTGATTCTGGGCACCACGCACCTGGTACCGGCCGACTTCTGGCTGGACCTGAACAAAACGGACACCCTCGGCCGGCCCTTCAACATCGAGTTTGCCTACCAGAGCATCTTCCGGCAAGGCATGGGTATTATCATTGGCTCGCTGGTGGCATTCTTAATCGGGCAGGCCCTCGATGCCAGCGTGTTTCAGCTGTTTCGGCGCATCACGGGCAGCCGCTTTATCTGGCTGCGAGCCACTGGCTCCACGCTCATCTCGCAGCTCGTCGATAGCTTCGTGGTATTATATGTGGCTTTTTATATATTTGGCAACTGGACGCTGGCTCAGGTGCAGAGTGTGGGCTGGTTCAATTACTGGTATAAATTCGCCGCCGCTGTTTTGCTCACGCCGCTGCTGTATCTGGCGCATTACCTCATCGACCGCTACCTTGGGCCGCAGGAAACGGTGGAGCTGCAAGAAGAGGCTTTTGTGGATAAAAGCGTGTAA
- a CDS encoding glycosyltransferase translates to MQPQPLAPEALFPDSLLIEVAWEVCNQVGGIYTVIRSKVPATMPAWGGRYCLLGPYFPQQAQGEFEAYDDDQLAGMTDPYAAAVRTLRAQGMDICLGVWLVTGRPRVVLINPFQKYSQLAGLKSDLWRDHKIPAPDHDDLLHQVIAFGNLATQFIEAVARQTVGQWQVIGHFHEWMTGVAIPELRRRQVPVHLVFTTHATLLGRYLAMNDPDFYDHLMLVDWRSQARHFNIEPAVSMERAAAHGSHVFTTVSELTVRECIYLLDRIPDAVLPNGLNIERFVALHEFQNLHKLYKDKIHEFVMAHFFQSYSFDLDQTLYLFTSGRYEYHNKGFDLTLEALARLNHRLQASGLEGQVVMFFITKRPYTSINPLVLQSRAQLEEVRQTCRAIEEQVGERLFYAAAASQDHRLPDLDSMVDDYWKLRYRRGLQSWKTSALPSVITHNLVNDQDDDILNFVRRANLVNNRHDRVKIVYHPDFVSTTSPLFGMDYGQFVRGCHLGVFPSYYEPWGYTPLECVARGVPAITSDLSGFGDYVEKNVSEHEEKGIFVVRRQERSFDQAAEELTDMLWNFVLLSRRERISQRNRVESSADIFDWKNLRVYYDRAYALALERQ, encoded by the coding sequence ATGCAGCCGCAGCCCCTCGCGCCCGAAGCCCTGTTTCCCGATTCCTTACTGATTGAAGTGGCCTGGGAAGTATGTAACCAGGTGGGTGGCATATATACCGTTATTCGCTCAAAGGTACCGGCGACCATGCCGGCCTGGGGCGGGCGCTACTGCCTGCTGGGGCCCTACTTCCCGCAGCAGGCTCAGGGTGAGTTTGAGGCCTATGACGACGACCAGCTGGCGGGCATGACCGACCCCTACGCGGCCGCCGTGCGCACGCTGCGCGCCCAGGGCATGGATATCTGCCTGGGAGTGTGGCTCGTAACGGGCCGGCCGCGGGTAGTACTCATCAACCCGTTTCAGAAGTACAGCCAGCTGGCCGGGCTGAAAAGCGACCTCTGGCGCGACCATAAGATTCCGGCCCCGGACCACGATGATTTGCTGCATCAGGTCATTGCTTTTGGGAATCTGGCCACGCAGTTTATCGAAGCCGTAGCCAGGCAGACAGTCGGCCAGTGGCAGGTTATCGGCCACTTTCACGAGTGGATGACCGGCGTGGCCATTCCGGAGCTGCGCCGCCGCCAGGTGCCTGTGCACCTCGTGTTTACCACGCACGCTACCCTGCTGGGCCGCTACCTGGCCATGAACGACCCCGATTTTTACGACCACCTCATGCTGGTAGACTGGCGCAGCCAGGCCCGCCACTTCAACATTGAGCCGGCCGTGAGCATGGAGCGGGCCGCCGCTCATGGCAGCCACGTGTTTACCACCGTAAGCGAGCTGACGGTGCGGGAATGCATCTATCTGCTCGACCGGATACCCGATGCCGTATTGCCCAATGGCCTCAACATCGAGCGCTTTGTGGCCCTGCACGAGTTTCAGAACCTGCACAAGCTTTATAAGGATAAAATCCATGAGTTTGTGATGGCGCACTTCTTCCAGAGCTACTCCTTTGACCTCGACCAGACCCTATATCTTTTCACTTCCGGAAGATATGAATATCATAATAAAGGATTTGACCTGACCCTCGAAGCCCTGGCCCGCCTCAACCACCGCCTGCAAGCCAGCGGCCTTGAAGGACAGGTAGTGATGTTTTTTATTACCAAGCGCCCCTACACCAGCATCAACCCACTCGTGCTGCAAAGCCGCGCCCAGCTGGAAGAAGTGCGCCAGACCTGCCGCGCCATTGAGGAGCAGGTGGGCGAGCGGCTGTTTTACGCCGCCGCCGCCAGCCAGGACCACCGCCTGCCCGACCTCGACAGCATGGTGGACGACTACTGGAAGCTGCGCTACCGCCGCGGCCTGCAAAGCTGGAAAACCTCGGCCCTGCCCTCGGTTATCACCCACAACCTGGTGAACGACCAGGACGACGACATCCTGAACTTCGTGCGCCGGGCCAATTTGGTAAACAATCGGCACGACCGGGTGAAGATAGTCTATCACCCTGATTTTGTGAGCACTACCTCGCCCCTGTTTGGCATGGACTACGGGCAGTTTGTGCGCGGCTGCCACCTGGGCGTGTTTCCGAGCTACTACGAGCCCTGGGGCTACACCCCGCTTGAGTGCGTGGCGCGCGGCGTGCCGGCCATCACGAGCGACCTCTCCGGCTTTGGCGACTACGTAGAGAAGAATGTATCCGAACATGAGGAAAAGGGTATATTTGTGGTGCGCCGCCAGGAGCGCAGCTTCGACCAGGCCGCCGAGGAGCTTACCGATATGCTCTGGAATTTTGTGCTGCTGAGCCGCCGCGAGCGCATCAGCCAGCGTAACCGGGTGGAGAGCTCGGCCGATATTTTTGACTGGAAAAACCTGCGCGTGTACTACGACCGGGCTTATGCGCTGGCGCTGGAGCGGCAGTAG
- a CDS encoding DUF4198 domain-containing protein, with the protein MFAQRCLPLLLFVATTTLAHEFWLQPASFRVAAGATLPLRLLVGDGFVGTAWPRPTRRVRRFLRFGPGGFTDSTDLRPALLADSLAPAIGCSAPGTHLLALTSQPAFLGLPASQFTAYLRAEGLGYALRQREEAGQTTSKPGREAYQRCAKALVFATAGATGRTLLASADTAYRRVLGLPLELVPEQNPYRLRPGAALTVRVLRQGQPVPGAPVQVWQAGIAPGPAAAPAIRHFTTYTNAQGRALLRLPGLGPYLLATVRMEAAPPALAGQADWLSTWASLTFGGPETAGKTVYSQPAN; encoded by the coding sequence ATGTTCGCACAGAGGTGCCTTCCGCTCCTGCTTTTTGTAGCCACTACTACCCTTGCCCACGAGTTTTGGCTTCAGCCGGCCAGTTTTCGGGTAGCGGCCGGGGCCACTCTGCCGCTGCGCCTGCTGGTGGGCGATGGCTTCGTGGGCACTGCCTGGCCCCGGCCCACGCGCCGCGTGCGGCGCTTCCTGCGCTTTGGCCCCGGCGGCTTTACCGACTCTACCGACCTGCGCCCGGCGCTGCTGGCCGATTCGCTGGCCCCGGCCATAGGCTGCTCTGCGCCCGGTACGCACCTGCTGGCCCTTACGAGTCAGCCAGCTTTCCTAGGACTACCTGCCAGCCAGTTCACGGCCTACCTGCGCGCCGAAGGCTTGGGCTACGCCCTGCGCCAGCGCGAGGAAGCCGGCCAGACTACTTCTAAGCCAGGCCGCGAGGCATACCAGCGCTGTGCCAAGGCGCTGGTTTTTGCTACTGCGGGTGCCACGGGGCGCACGCTGCTGGCCAGTGCCGACACGGCATACCGGCGGGTGCTGGGCCTGCCGCTGGAGCTGGTGCCCGAGCAAAACCCTTACCGCCTGCGCCCCGGCGCGGCCCTCACGGTTCGGGTATTGCGGCAGGGCCAGCCCGTGCCGGGCGCACCAGTGCAGGTGTGGCAGGCTGGTATAGCGCCGGGGCCAGCCGCTGCACCGGCTATACGTCACTTCACCACTTATACCAATGCTCAGGGGCGGGCGCTGCTGCGGCTGCCCGGTCTGGGGCCCTACCTGCTGGCTACCGTGCGCATGGAAGCCGCCCCGCCGGCGCTGGCCGGGCAGGCCGATTGGCTTAGCACCTGGGCCTCCCTCACCTTCGGCGGGCCCGAAACGGCGGGTAAAACCGTCTACTCCCAACCTGCCAATTAG
- a CDS encoding S9 family peptidase, with translation MIQHTVRQAGVTVALLLAGTAATQAQVGPGTQWTKDGYGYLKVQQDELVQLDARKTGQALTILSKQQLTPQGATAPLKVRRFSLSDDGKQVLLNTNTRKVWRYDTRGDYWVYDLATKQLTQLGKGRPESSLMFAKFSPDGKKVAYVSEHNLYVEDLADHHITQLTSDGTDRLINGTFDWVYEEELDCRDGFRWAPDGQSLAYWQLDATKTRNYLMLNTTDALYPYTVPVEYPVVGQDPSRARIGVVPVAGGPTRWMDIPGDAVQHYLPRMEWSGKNELIVQQLNRRQNESTIILCNTATGSAKPIFSETDKAWVDAKDEAVGWNWIEGGKRFVWSSEKDGWRHLYAVDRTGKEQLLTPGNYDVISVATISEPAGTIYFMASPTNATQTYLYKVPLKGGKAERVTPAALTGSNSYDVSPNGKIALHTFSNTGTFPVADVVSLPAHTRLSGGEVPEQARNMKLPKTEFFQVKTVDGVTLDGWMVKPTNFDPRKKYPIVFYVYGEPASQTVTDRFGTGLNRLYQGNMADDGYIYASLENRGAPAPRGREFRKAIYHNIGSLNIRDQAMGAQEVLKNSYIDTSRVAVWGWSGGGSSTLNLLYQYPGIYKTGISIAAVDNQLNYDNIYQERYMGLLPEDRHFFVDNSPLAHVKGLRGNLLLVHGTGDDNVHYNNAEQMINELVKNNKTFQLMSYPNRTHSISEGEGTSRHLASTYTKFLKENCPPGGR, from the coding sequence ATGATACAGCACACAGTCCGCCAGGCGGGCGTGACAGTAGCCCTGCTCCTGGCCGGCACCGCCGCCACCCAGGCGCAAGTAGGCCCCGGCACCCAGTGGACCAAAGATGGCTACGGCTACCTGAAAGTGCAGCAGGACGAGCTTGTGCAGCTTGATGCCCGTAAAACCGGCCAGGCGCTCACTATCCTCAGCAAGCAGCAGCTAACGCCACAGGGAGCCACGGCGCCCCTGAAAGTGCGCCGCTTTTCGCTCTCCGATGACGGCAAGCAGGTGCTGCTCAACACCAATACCAGGAAGGTATGGCGCTACGACACCCGTGGCGACTATTGGGTGTATGATTTGGCTACCAAGCAATTAACCCAACTCGGAAAGGGCCGGCCCGAGTCGTCGCTGATGTTTGCTAAGTTTTCGCCCGATGGCAAAAAAGTGGCTTACGTGAGCGAGCACAACCTCTACGTGGAGGACCTAGCCGACCACCACATTACGCAGCTTACCAGCGATGGCACCGACCGGCTTATCAACGGCACCTTCGACTGGGTGTATGAAGAGGAGCTGGATTGCCGCGACGGCTTCCGCTGGGCCCCCGATGGCCAGAGCCTCGCCTACTGGCAGCTCGACGCCACCAAAACGCGCAACTATCTGATGCTGAACACCACCGACGCGCTGTATCCCTACACGGTGCCGGTAGAATACCCCGTGGTAGGCCAAGACCCCAGCCGCGCCCGCATTGGCGTGGTGCCGGTAGCCGGCGGCCCTACCCGGTGGATGGATATCCCCGGCGATGCCGTGCAACATTACCTGCCGCGCATGGAGTGGTCGGGCAAAAACGAGTTGATAGTGCAGCAGCTCAACCGCCGCCAGAACGAGAGCACTATCATTCTCTGCAACACGGCCACCGGCTCGGCTAAGCCGATTTTCAGCGAAACCGACAAGGCCTGGGTTGATGCCAAGGACGAAGCCGTGGGCTGGAACTGGATTGAGGGCGGCAAGCGCTTTGTGTGGAGCAGCGAAAAAGACGGCTGGCGCCACCTCTACGCCGTGGACCGCACCGGCAAGGAGCAGCTGCTCACGCCCGGCAACTACGACGTTATCAGCGTGGCAACCATCAGCGAGCCGGCGGGCACCATTTACTTCATGGCCTCGCCTACCAATGCCACCCAGACTTACCTCTATAAAGTGCCGCTGAAGGGCGGCAAGGCCGAGCGCGTAACGCCCGCCGCTCTCACCGGCTCGAACAGCTACGACGTGTCGCCCAACGGGAAAATTGCGCTGCATACCTTCTCCAACACCGGCACCTTCCCGGTAGCCGACGTGGTAAGCCTGCCCGCCCACACCCGCCTGAGCGGCGGCGAGGTGCCCGAGCAGGCTAGGAATATGAAGCTGCCCAAAACGGAGTTTTTTCAGGTAAAAACCGTGGATGGCGTGACCCTCGACGGCTGGATGGTGAAGCCTACCAACTTCGACCCCCGCAAGAAATACCCCATCGTGTTTTACGTGTATGGCGAACCGGCCAGCCAGACCGTAACCGACCGCTTCGGCACGGGCCTCAACCGCCTCTACCAGGGCAACATGGCTGATGATGGCTACATCTACGCCTCGCTCGAAAACCGGGGAGCCCCCGCCCCGCGCGGCCGCGAGTTTCGCAAGGCTATTTACCACAACATCGGCAGCCTGAATATCCGCGACCAGGCGATGGGCGCGCAGGAAGTATTAAAAAACAGCTATATTGATACCAGCCGCGTGGCCGTGTGGGGCTGGAGCGGCGGCGGCTCCTCCACCCTCAACCTGCTGTATCAGTACCCCGGTATTTATAAAACGGGTATTTCCATCGCGGCCGTGGACAACCAGCTCAACTACGACAATATATATCAGGAACGCTACATGGGCCTGCTGCCGGAAGACCGGCACTTTTTCGTGGACAACTCGCCCCTGGCGCACGTCAAAGGCCTGCGCGGCAACCTGCTGCTCGTGCACGGCACCGGCGATGACAACGTGCACTACAACAACGCCGAGCAGATGATTAATGAGCTGGTGAAGAACAATAAAACCTTCCAGCTGATGAGCTATCCCAACCGCACGCACAGCATTTCGGAGGGTGAAGGCACCAGCCGCCACCTGGCCAGCACCTACACGAAGTTTTTAAAGGAAAACTGCCCTCCCGGCGGCCGGTAA
- a CDS encoding ribonuclease Z translates to MTFELQILGSGSATPMVGRHPTAQLLAVGEGRYLIDCGEGTQLRLLEQRRRLSSLRVIFISHLHGDHYFGLFGLLSTLSLQGRQEPLTVVGPPGLELVLTTQALHSQMQPGYTITFVPVDTEAHAVVYEDALVRVSSLPMRHRIPCCGYLFEEQPRRNKLVKERLPAGLSPTELSQLAQGHDLPADPATGRPALRHADVSVPAPAPRRYAFCSDTVYQPSLAELLHGVDLLYHEATFLHDLRERAAVTFHSTARQAAELAQAAEAQRLLIGHFSSRYKQLEGHLQEAQAVFAWTALATEGLVVSV, encoded by the coding sequence GTGACTTTTGAGCTTCAGATATTGGGCAGCGGCTCGGCTACGCCGATGGTAGGCCGCCACCCCACGGCCCAGCTGCTGGCCGTGGGTGAGGGCCGCTACCTCATCGACTGCGGCGAGGGCACCCAGCTGCGGCTGCTCGAACAGCGCCGCCGTCTAAGCTCGCTTCGGGTTATTTTTATCTCCCACCTGCACGGCGACCACTACTTCGGGCTGTTTGGACTATTGAGTACCCTGAGCCTGCAAGGCCGCCAGGAGCCGCTTACGGTAGTTGGTCCGCCTGGCCTGGAGCTGGTGCTCACCACCCAGGCGCTGCACTCGCAGATGCAGCCGGGCTATACTATCACCTTCGTGCCCGTCGATACGGAAGCGCACGCCGTGGTGTACGAAGACGCGCTGGTGCGGGTGTCGTCGCTGCCGATGCGCCACCGTATTCCGTGCTGCGGCTATTTGTTTGAGGAGCAGCCCCGGCGCAACAAGCTGGTGAAGGAGCGCCTGCCCGCCGGCCTCTCCCCCACCGAGCTGAGTCAGCTGGCCCAGGGCCACGACCTGCCCGCCGACCCGGCCACCGGTCGCCCGGCCCTGCGCCACGCCGACGTGTCGGTGCCTGCCCCCGCGCCGCGCCGCTACGCCTTCTGCTCCGACACGGTGTACCAGCCCAGCCTGGCCGAGTTGCTACACGGCGTCGACCTGCTCTACCACGAGGCCACATTCCTGCACGACCTGCGCGAGCGGGCCGCCGTAACGTTCCACAGCACCGCCCGCCAGGCCGCCGAGCTGGCCCAGGCAGCGGAGGCCCAGCGCCTGCTCATCGGGCACTTTTCTTCGCGCTATAAGCAGCTCGAAGGCCATTTGCAGGAAGCGCAGGCGGTGTTTGCCTGGACGGCGCTGGCCACCGAAGGCCTGGTAGTAAGCGTGTAA
- a CDS encoding glycosyltransferase family 2 protein produces the protein MSEAKVSVLVLTYNHELYIAQALESILQQQVTFLYTVVVGVDYSTDQTRAIVEEYARQFPDRIRPIYHEQRLGAGANLQACLALAHAPYLAFLEGDDYWTSPDKLARQVQWLDEHADFAICFHFVEIIQDGAPIMPPEYIPSLPTGKSLKSLRQVYTFSDSLQQTLGQTGSMVLRNDLKELPNWLFQTFPIDFPFVVIHAAKGKIYLMQEVMGCYRSNMSSSWRFATLEWRQTKFLSMYHQLVQHYALTEHAAMLRRALSKHYLNFADMYTRRGALPAATASLQQALRLRALYRPSQLKSLLAVTARWLLLLQRECLKNFGRRAA, from the coding sequence ATGTCTGAAGCTAAAGTGAGCGTACTCGTGCTAACCTACAATCACGAGTTGTATATTGCGCAAGCGCTTGAGAGCATATTGCAGCAGCAGGTTACGTTTTTGTACACTGTAGTAGTGGGCGTAGACTACTCAACCGACCAGACCCGCGCCATCGTGGAGGAGTATGCCCGGCAGTTTCCCGACCGCATTCGGCCTATTTACCACGAACAACGCCTGGGCGCTGGCGCCAACTTGCAGGCCTGCCTAGCCCTGGCCCACGCGCCCTATCTAGCCTTTTTGGAAGGCGATGATTACTGGACCAGCCCCGATAAGCTGGCCCGGCAGGTGCAATGGCTCGACGAGCATGCCGATTTTGCCATCTGTTTTCATTTTGTAGAAATCATTCAGGACGGGGCACCCATAATGCCGCCGGAATATATCCCATCGCTCCCGACCGGGAAATCGCTTAAAAGTCTGCGTCAGGTATACACGTTTAGCGACAGTTTGCAACAGACCCTCGGCCAGACTGGCTCAATGGTGCTGCGCAATGACCTAAAGGAGCTTCCCAACTGGCTTTTCCAGACTTTCCCTATCGATTTCCCGTTCGTTGTTATACACGCGGCCAAGGGTAAGATATACTTGATGCAAGAGGTGATGGGCTGCTACCGCAGCAACATGAGCAGTAGCTGGAGATTTGCTACCTTAGAGTGGCGTCAGACTAAATTTCTATCCATGTACCACCAACTTGTGCAGCATTATGCTCTCACGGAGCATGCTGCGATGCTGCGACGCGCCCTTAGTAAGCACTATCTCAACTTTGCCGATATGTATACGAGGCGCGGCGCGCTGCCCGCGGCTACCGCCTCCTTGCAGCAGGCCTTGCGGTTGCGAGCGCTCTACCGGCCTAGCCAGCTAAAAAGTCTACTGGCTGTAACGGCCCGATGGCTGCTTTTGCTGCAGCGCGAATGCCTGAAGAATTTTGGGAGAAGAGCTGCCTAG